The nucleotide window GATACATTCAGTTAGCTCTTAGAACAGGTCAGTATCGTTTTATCAACGTCACTCCTATTCATGAAGGTGAATTAGTCAAATGGAATCCACTAACCGAAGAAATAGACATTGATTTTGAAATGAGGTCTTCTGATAAGGTCATTGGTTATGCTGCTTTCTTTGAATTACTAAATGGATTTAAGAAAACCGTGTACTGGACAAAGGAACAAGTTGAAAAGCATAAACAGAAATTTAGTAAATCAGATTTCGGTTGGAAGAATGACTGGGATGCCATGGCTATGAAAACCGTGCTAAAAGCCATCCTCTCTAAATGGGGAATCTTATCTATCGAAATGCAAACAGCAGTAGTAGAAGATGACCGAGAACCGGAAATGAAAGATATTACGGAACAAGTAGATAACACGATAGAGTATCCGTTTGATTTAGATGCAACAGAGATGAAAGAAGCAGCTCAAGAAGCTTTAGACATGGACTTTGATGTTAAAGAGTGATGTACCCTTTAAAGTTCTCCTTCCTAAGAGTATTTGGGAGGGAGATCCTGAAAAGGAAGAACTAAAGAAGAGGATTTTGCGATATATGATTCGTTATCCAAATTATAGAGTTACTTCTGTCAAAGACGGATTTGCAGTGTGTGATAAGAAATTCTACAACAATTGAGGTGAGACGATGAACTACGTGAAGGAATTGAACGCATTTTATGAATGGTTGGAGACAAATCCTTTAAACAGCGGGGCTATTGTACTCTGGTATACATTGATGGCAGTGAATAATAAAACAGGCTGGAAGGGTGAGTTTACAATCGCTAATATGGCGCTTCAAGCTAAAACTGGTTTGTCTCGCCAACAGCTGGATAGAGCGAGAACGGAACTTATTACTAGTAACCGAATTATCTACAAGAAGTCCGGGAAAGCAAACAAAGCTGGATCGTATTCGATTGTTAGTTTTGATACACAGAACGCGCACAAAGCGGACACAGGACGGACACACGACGAACACGAAGTAACCACATTAGTTAAACATAAACAAAACAAAACTAAATTAGATGATGAGGATAAAGCGCGCACTCGCGACTCTCAAAATCCATTTATCTTTTTTGAACAAGAAGGATTTGGAACGATTAGTAGTTTTACTGCAGAAAGACTCGGATCACTTATCGACGACTTTGGAGAGGAAAAAGTCTTACGTGCGATGCAAGAGTCTGTGCTTAACGGAGCTAGGAATCTAAAGTACGTGCAAGCAATCTTAAACAATCCAAAGGCGAAAGGAGGGAAAGCAAATGAGCAAAAGTATCGCAGAGGTGTTGCAGCAACTACAGAACCGCGTACAGACCCACTCCTTGGAGACAGAGTTGGCTGGATCAAACCAACGACCAGACGTTAACTGTACCAAGTGTGAAGATAGACTAGGTTTCATTTACCGCAACGAAGACGGCATTGAGGTTTGGAGAAAATGCGATTGTATCAACCAGTTCCGTGTTCGAAAGCTGATGAAGTCCAGTCACATCACCGAAGAATTTAAACGGCTAAGTTTTAAAAGTTTTATCACAGAAGGTAAACCACAAATCATCCAA belongs to Mangrovibacillus cuniculi and includes:
- a CDS encoding recombinase RecT gives rise to the protein MATNSSVKNQLVNKQSTNVQGATLKGLLASPAVLNRFEEVLGKRASQFTASILSLYNSESMLQKSEPMSVISSAMIAATLDLPVDKNLGYAWIVPYKGKAQFQLGYKGYIQLALRTGQYRFINVTPIHEGELVKWNPLTEEIDIDFEMRSSDKVIGYAAFFELLNGFKKTVYWTKEQVEKHKQKFSKSDFGWKNDWDAMAMKTVLKAILSKWGILSIEMQTAVVEDDREPEMKDITEQVDNTIEYPFDLDATEMKEAAQEALDMDFDVKE
- a CDS encoding DnaD domain-containing protein, which gives rise to MNYVKELNAFYEWLETNPLNSGAIVLWYTLMAVNNKTGWKGEFTIANMALQAKTGLSRQQLDRARTELITSNRIIYKKSGKANKAGSYSIVSFDTQNAHKADTGRTHDEHEVTTLVKHKQNKTKLDDEDKARTRDSQNPFIFFEQEGFGTISSFTAERLGSLIDDFGEEKVLRAMQESVLNGARNLKYVQAILNNPKAKGGKANEQKYRRGVAATTEPRTDPLLGDRVGWIKPTTRR